From Butyricimonas paravirosa, one genomic window encodes:
- a CDS encoding helix-turn-helix domain-containing protein produces MEIICVDKQTFEELRVRFCDFEERMTRVCRPAEDLGLKNWLDNQEVCDVLRINKKTLQVYRNKGILPFSRIKNKLFYKPEDVQRLLDLNYHPLIKSRL; encoded by the coding sequence ATGGAAATAATATGTGTTGACAAACAGACTTTTGAAGAATTGCGTGTCCGGTTCTGTGATTTTGAGGAACGGATGACGCGGGTATGCCGTCCGGCCGAGGACCTCGGCTTGAAAAACTGGCTGGATAATCAGGAGGTGTGCGATGTGCTTCGCATCAACAAGAAGACACTACAGGTATATCGCAACAAAGGGATATTGCCTTTCAGCCGTATCAAGAACAAGCTGTTCTACAAGCCTGAAGACGTACAGAGATTGTTGGATTTGAATTATCACCCTTTAATAAAAAGCAGATTATGA
- a CDS encoding helix-turn-helix domain-containing protein: MSYHFLDDKDPRIDVMFQGLEKMEKMLSVIEKMPKSLFNGERFLTDEELSKVLRVSRRTLQEYRTFGVVPYYMVQGKTLYKESDILKILEDSYKRCREEQRWV; encoded by the coding sequence ATGAGCTATCATTTCTTGGACGACAAAGACCCTCGGATCGACGTGATGTTTCAAGGGCTGGAAAAAATGGAGAAGATGCTCTCCGTGATTGAGAAGATGCCGAAATCCCTCTTTAACGGTGAGCGCTTCCTCACTGACGAGGAACTCTCCAAAGTCCTGCGGGTAAGCAGGCGCACATTGCAGGAGTACCGGACATTCGGGGTGGTTCCTTATTACATGGTGCAGGGCAAGACTCTGTATAAGGAATCGGATATTCTGAAGATACTGGAGGATTCCTACAAGCGTTGCCGGGAAGAACAACGATGGGTATAG
- a CDS encoding site-specific integrase, translating to MEKNMENQNIKRRSTFAVLFYINRTKVRKDGMCQLLCKVSIDAEWAQIGTKVSVNPSIWNPDKGRADGRSENAVTVNRAIDDLTDEITGHYDRIKNSLGFITAELVKNAVKGIGQKPLTLLALFREHNEEFKKRIGIDRIQETYDSYKRSYKHLSAFVQEKKGVEDVTLRSLDRAFYDDFELFLRTNRNQKPKTVHEHLYRLKKLTMRAVSQGTLRRDPYCRLHPELPKRKSRHMKLEDLKTLMTTPVEKPQLQFVRDMFIFSTFTGLAYADLKKLSVNDVTQAEDGTWWIHIHRQKTDTLSSVRLLDIPLQIIEKYRSQRTGDKVFNVYNRGYFITLTRELGQVYGFDLTYHQARHNFGTHITLSLGVPIETVSRMMGHNSISTTQLYAQVTDTKVDEDMKRLKSTGFGKQIQLCEEDFIVKKKRGRKSEMA from the coding sequence ATGGAAAAGAATATGGAAAACCAGAATATCAAGCGGCGTAGTACATTTGCCGTATTGTTCTATATAAACCGCACGAAAGTCCGCAAGGACGGAATGTGCCAGTTATTGTGCAAGGTAAGCATTGATGCCGAATGGGCACAGATAGGAACCAAAGTATCCGTCAATCCCTCTATTTGGAATCCCGACAAAGGACGCGCCGACGGACGGAGTGAAAATGCAGTTACGGTGAACCGTGCCATAGATGACCTGACAGACGAGATAACCGGACATTACGACAGGATAAAGAACAGTCTGGGGTTCATTACAGCGGAACTTGTCAAGAATGCAGTCAAAGGCATCGGGCAGAAACCACTTACCCTGCTTGCCTTGTTCAGGGAGCATAACGAGGAGTTCAAGAAGCGTATCGGGATAGACCGCATACAGGAAACATACGACTCCTACAAGCGTTCCTACAAGCACCTTTCCGCTTTTGTTCAGGAGAAGAAAGGCGTGGAGGACGTGACATTGAGAAGCCTTGACCGTGCGTTTTATGACGACTTCGAGTTGTTCCTGCGCACGAACCGCAACCAAAAACCCAAGACCGTACATGAACACCTGTACCGCCTGAAGAAGCTGACAATGCGGGCGGTCAGCCAGGGGACATTGCGCCGTGACCCTTACTGCCGCCTGCATCCCGAACTGCCAAAAAGAAAAAGCCGGCACATGAAATTGGAGGACTTGAAGACACTGATGACCACCCCGGTGGAGAAGCCTCAACTGCAATTCGTAAGGGATATGTTCATTTTCTCGACATTTACCGGATTGGCGTATGCGGACTTGAAAAAACTGTCGGTCAATGATGTCACGCAGGCTGAGGACGGCACATGGTGGATTCACATCCACAGGCAAAAGACGGATACGCTTTCGTCTGTCCGCCTGTTGGATATTCCCCTTCAAATCATCGAGAAATATCGTAGCCAAAGAACCGGGGACAAGGTATTCAATGTTTACAATCGTGGATATTTTATAACATTGACACGAGAGCTGGGACAGGTATATGGCTTTGATTTGACCTACCATCAGGCCAGGCATAATTTCGGGACCCACATCACCCTCTCGCTCGGTGTGCCGATAGAGACGGTCAGCCGCATGATGGGACACAACTCCATTTCCACCACCCAGCTGTATGCCCAAGTAACGGACACCAAAGTGGACGAGGATATGAAACGGCTAAAGTCCACAGGTTTCGGAAAACAGATACAGCTTTGCGAAGAAGATTTCATCGTCAAGAAAAAACGGGGAAGAAAGTCTGAAATGGCATAA
- a CDS encoding site-specific integrase: MNQANVKVSFYLKKSEADANGECPVMAKLNIGKYSEAAFSVKMKVPQSRWTSGRASGKSVTAKEINNRLDEIRAVALSIYNEQSAVRDGVTAEEVKSILLGMASGQETLLSYFRQFINNFEKRVGVNRTAKSLQAYRNAYRHIEKFLQEKYRLTDIPFSALDRSFIDKYDLYLRTERNLAPGTVINLTVQLKTIVGEAIADGIITVYPFMGYEPVRPKAVQKYLTDEELQRLMTTPLHRQTLYLVRDMFLFSCFTGISYRDMRSLTKENLSLAEDGTWWIKSARQKTKIEFEIPLLDLPLQILKKYSDAVSDNRLLPMYCNSNMNLYLKEIARICNINRPLVFHVARHTYATEITLSHGVPLETVSKMLGHSRIETTRIYAKVTDDKIDSDTRTLNRKISERFSVVI; this comes from the coding sequence ATGAATCAGGCAAATGTAAAGGTGTCGTTCTACCTGAAAAAGAGCGAGGCGGATGCCAATGGCGAATGTCCGGTAATGGCTAAGTTGAACATCGGAAAATACTCTGAAGCGGCATTCAGCGTGAAGATGAAAGTGCCGCAATCCCGATGGACTTCGGGGCGTGCGTCTGGCAAGAGTGTGACGGCAAAGGAAATCAACAACCGGCTGGATGAGATCCGTGCGGTGGCGTTGAGTATCTATAACGAGCAGTCTGCCGTCCGTGACGGTGTGACCGCTGAGGAAGTGAAAAGCATTTTGCTTGGAATGGCAAGCGGGCAGGAAACACTGTTGAGCTATTTCAGGCAATTCATCAACAACTTTGAAAAGCGAGTTGGAGTCAACCGCACAGCCAAAAGTTTGCAGGCATACCGCAATGCCTATAGGCACATTGAGAAGTTTCTGCAAGAAAAATACAGGCTAACGGATATTCCTTTCTCGGCATTGGACCGCTCCTTCATCGACAAATACGACCTGTACCTTCGTACCGAACGCAATCTCGCTCCCGGAACCGTCATCAACCTGACCGTCCAACTGAAAACCATCGTGGGTGAGGCTATCGCTGACGGTATCATTACCGTTTATCCGTTCATGGGTTACGAGCCGGTTCGTCCGAAAGCGGTGCAGAAGTATCTTACCGATGAAGAGCTGCAACGGCTTATGACCACTCCGCTCCATAGGCAGACACTTTACCTTGTCCGTGACATGTTCCTGTTTTCCTGCTTCACCGGCATTTCATACAGGGATATGCGCTCGCTGACAAAAGAAAACCTGTCGCTTGCGGAAGACGGCACATGGTGGATTAAAAGTGCCCGCCAGAAGACCAAGATAGAATTTGAAATCCCCTTGTTGGACTTGCCGTTACAGATTCTGAAAAAGTACAGTGATGCCGTTTCTGATAACAGGCTGCTACCGATGTATTGTAATTCCAACATGAATCTCTACCTGAAAGAGATTGCCCGGATTTGCAACATCAACCGTCCGCTGGTATTTCATGTAGCCAGGCACACCTACGCCACGGAAATCACCCTTTCGCATGGGGTTCCTCTTGAAACCGTCAGCAAAATGCTCGGACATAGCCGGATTGAAACCACACGTATTTACGCGAAAGTGACCGATGACAAGATTGATTCCGACACAAGGACTTTGAACCGGAAAATATCGGAACGTTTTTCCGTCGTGATTTGA
- a CDS encoding restriction endonuclease subunit S, translated as MKFSNNQLFTILIGKRVLSNEMNSNYDIPVYSANVKEPFGKINKLLIDDFTKGSILWGIDGDWMVNYIPANTPFYPTDHCGVLRVDETKMNPHFVMFMLEMAGKQAAFNRSNRASIDRIKSLTIPNIPLDVQNMAMTEVEEYETIINEAKARMNLCIEQKKVILDKYLR; from the coding sequence ATAAAATTTTCCAATAACCAATTATTTACAATATTAATAGGCAAAAGAGTTCTATCAAATGAGATGAACAGCAACTACGATATACCAGTGTATAGTGCCAATGTTAAGGAACCATTCGGTAAGATTAATAAACTTTTAATAGATGATTTTACAAAAGGTTCTATATTGTGGGGTATAGATGGCGATTGGATGGTAAATTATATCCCTGCTAATACACCGTTTTACCCAACAGATCATTGCGGAGTACTACGAGTAGATGAAACGAAAATGAACCCTCATTTTGTGATGTTTATGCTTGAGATGGCTGGCAAACAAGCCGCATTTAATCGTAGCAATAGAGCCTCTATTGATAGAATTAAGAGCTTAACCATACCTAATATACCATTGGATGTGCAAAATATGGCTATGACAGAGGTTGAAGAATACGAAACAATAATAAATGAAGCTAAAGCAAGGATGAACCTATGCATTGAGCAAAAGAAAGTGATATTAGACAAATACCTTCGATAA
- a CDS encoding RagB/SusD family nutrient uptake outer membrane protein, with amino-acid sequence MRLADIYLLRAEMRAKSGDIPGAIADLNVIRKRAGAKEYTPDENLEEAIALERDKELFLEGICTRYLDIVRNRAFREKLRGKFKTLSAQDVKDGALFFPISFDAFQNNTKMTQNIYWKRNGFAI; translated from the coding sequence ATTCGTCTCGCAGATATATACCTGCTCCGGGCTGAAATGAGAGCGAAATCCGGTGATATTCCGGGAGCGATAGCCGACTTGAACGTGATCAGGAAACGAGCCGGGGCAAAAGAATATACCCCGGATGAAAACTTGGAAGAGGCAATTGCACTAGAAAGAGACAAAGAATTATTTCTCGAAGGGATATGCACGAGATATCTTGATATTGTCCGTAACAGGGCATTCCGTGAAAAACTCAGGGGTAAATTCAAGACCCTCTCAGCCCAAGACGTGAAAGACGGGGCTTTATTCTTCCCGATCTCTTTTGACGCCTTCCAAAACAACACCAAAATGACGCAGAATATTTACTGGAAAAGAAATGGATTCGCAATTTAA
- a CDS encoding HAD family hydrolase, translating to MRQYKTYLFDFDYTLVDSSNGIVMCFRHVLDKHGYKNVDDRAIKRTIGMTLDDAFALLTGVSGREVLVSYRKEYVAKADVCMSDNTILFSEVTNVLQALKQQGSKIGVISTKYRYRIMEFVNRHFPAGFFDIVVGGEDVSKAKPSPEGVWYAMKQLNSDTRDCLYVGDCVIDAQTAQAAALDFVGVLHGTTTREELLAYPHIAIIDDLGTIRVK from the coding sequence ATGCGGCAATATAAAACTTATCTTTTTGATTTTGACTATACGTTAGTGGATTCGAGTAATGGAATTGTCATGTGTTTTCGTCATGTGCTGGACAAGCACGGGTATAAGAATGTAGATGATAGAGCAATAAAGCGTACTATCGGCATGACGTTGGATGATGCTTTCGCCCTCCTTACGGGGGTGTCTGGTCGGGAAGTTTTGGTTTCTTATCGGAAAGAATATGTAGCGAAAGCTGATGTATGCATGAGTGATAATACCATTTTGTTTTCGGAGGTTACCAATGTGTTGCAGGCTTTGAAACAGCAAGGATCAAAGATTGGTGTTATTTCAACCAAGTATCGTTACCGTATTATGGAGTTTGTGAACCGGCATTTTCCTGCTGGATTTTTTGATATCGTGGTTGGAGGGGAAGATGTCAGTAAAGCTAAACCTTCCCCTGAAGGGGTGTGGTATGCGATGAAACAGTTGAATAGCGATACTCGTGATTGTCTTTATGTGGGAGATTGTGTCATTGATGCCCAGACTGCTCAGGCTGCTGCTTTAGATTTTGTCGGGGTACTGCATGGTACAACAACCAGAGAAGAATTGCTTGCGTATCCACATATTGCTATAATTGATGATTTGGGAACGATAAGAGTGAAATAA
- a CDS encoding DUF4595 domain-containing protein → MKTFTFLFLVLILSCSMSLWTSCSDDNGKDDPVPPEQPTDSIVKDTTWLITKLNIGTDDNNGVLVVNLTLDKTTKKVTKITTDDEGSTDYTTTYTMTYTDGKVTVACAGDFTDLEQIVYTLNDKGFVSKADGGEDGGVFTFSYNTQNQLTSINQDDEPFFTVLYDANKNWKGFTLGDDIEDAVASASSLKNTCYNMDMNMLLVCDQMSMEVLSVAAYLGLFPASPNVISGFNATAYGEDLSIKVHNEKNADGSIKSLVADTELEGTTVEFSVIKIFSSEKQIVDRKIE, encoded by the coding sequence ATGAAAACGTTTACTTTTTTATTTTTAGTGCTGATATTAAGTTGCAGTATGTCATTGTGGACAAGTTGTTCGGACGATAATGGAAAGGATGATCCTGTTCCACCCGAACAACCAACAGATTCTATCGTTAAAGACACGACTTGGCTGATTACGAAATTGAACATCGGAACGGATGATAATAATGGTGTTCTGGTGGTGAACCTCACCTTGGATAAAACGACGAAAAAGGTTACTAAAATTACCACGGATGACGAGGGGAGTACGGACTACACTACGACCTATACGATGACCTACACGGATGGAAAAGTTACTGTTGCTTGTGCGGGGGACTTTACTGACTTGGAACAAATTGTTTACACGTTAAATGATAAAGGTTTTGTTTCTAAAGCCGATGGAGGAGAAGATGGTGGAGTGTTTACTTTCTCTTATAATACTCAAAATCAATTAACATCTATAAATCAGGATGATGAACCGTTCTTCACTGTTTTGTATGATGCGAATAAAAATTGGAAAGGTTTTACTCTTGGTGATGATATTGAAGATGCCGTGGCAAGTGCATCTTCCTTAAAGAATACGTGTTATAACATGGATATGAATATGTTACTTGTCTGCGATCAAATGAGCATGGAGGTTCTTAGTGTTGCTGCTTACTTGGGTTTGTTCCCGGCATCCCCGAATGTCATTTCAGGGTTTAATGCTACGGCTTATGGTGAGGATTTAAGTATAAAGGTTCATAACGAAAAGAATGCTGACGGTTCAATTAAATCGTTAGTGGCAGATACGGAATTAGAGGGAACGACCGTAGAATTTAGCGTGATTAAAATATTTTCTTCGGAAAAGCAAATTGTTGATAGAAAAATAGAATAG
- a CDS encoding thioredoxin family protein, translating to MRQIILIGLIAIVLLPGSNTMGQGIQFMQGSYREVLEKAKAENKKVFIDFYTTWCGPCKEMSSKVFTDADVAKYFNEKFISYQINAEDKAFATEVSRYEVTAYPTLVIADETGKLLGKQVGACDRSYFLKFAQSATGECLSFEAMYNKLKKEKQNDALVQDFLLEAPNYLVRQSGQELTRWELRVERVYKDYCKRKTTADWMNAKDFDVLQLFHTEAETDDPFLNYIMSHYDEVVQAVGEENVFRFVFTLHLGLIDHQARKGNMDYLKNLERVRGDMKQMYVALVDFGGKDVYTGLKYLYDGYYYIYAKKDVDKYIDLMEEYVKYLGQGIKGADYLAMVNAMSEALGESKDNKVLEKYIEWVTAALQFELTPDDKLNCMLMLGDCYKKLNNIELAKKCYNQAYVFSLQFGNPGLSSAVQQYIKELETLQ from the coding sequence ATGAGGCAAATTATTTTAATCGGGCTGATAGCCATCGTGTTACTACCGGGTAGTAACACGATGGGACAAGGCATTCAATTCATGCAAGGTTCTTACCGGGAGGTGCTGGAAAAAGCCAAGGCGGAAAACAAGAAGGTGTTTATTGATTTTTACACTACATGGTGTGGCCCTTGCAAGGAAATGTCCTCCAAGGTGTTCACGGATGCCGATGTTGCGAAGTATTTTAACGAGAAATTTATCTCGTACCAGATTAATGCTGAAGATAAGGCTTTCGCGACGGAAGTTTCCCGGTATGAAGTAACGGCTTATCCCACGCTTGTTATTGCGGATGAAACCGGGAAATTGTTAGGCAAGCAGGTTGGCGCATGTGACAGGAGTTATTTCCTGAAATTCGCTCAATCCGCCACGGGGGAGTGTTTGAGTTTCGAAGCGATGTACAATAAGCTGAAAAAGGAGAAGCAGAATGATGCTCTCGTGCAGGATTTTCTGCTTGAAGCCCCGAACTATCTGGTACGTCAATCCGGGCAGGAGCTTACTCGATGGGAGTTACGGGTGGAACGGGTGTACAAGGATTATTGTAAACGTAAAACGACGGCGGACTGGATGAATGCGAAAGATTTTGACGTCTTGCAGTTGTTTCACACCGAGGCGGAGACTGATGATCCATTTTTGAACTATATCATGTCACATTATGACGAGGTGGTTCAGGCCGTGGGGGAGGAAAACGTGTTTAGGTTCGTGTTTACCCTTCACTTGGGATTGATTGATCACCAGGCCCGGAAGGGAAATATGGACTATCTCAAGAATCTCGAACGTGTACGGGGTGATATGAAACAAATGTATGTCGCGCTCGTGGATTTCGGGGGGAAAGACGTGTACACGGGATTGAAGTACCTGTATGACGGGTATTATTACATTTATGCCAAGAAAGACGTGGATAAATATATCGACCTGATGGAGGAGTACGTGAAATATCTGGGGCAAGGTATCAAAGGAGCGGATTATCTCGCCATGGTGAACGCCATGTCAGAGGCGTTAGGGGAGTCGAAGGATAATAAGGTGTTGGAGAAGTACATCGAATGGGTGACTGCCGCTCTTCAGTTCGAATTGACGCCGGATGATAAATTGAACTGCATGTTGATGTTGGGCGATTGTTATAAGAAGTTGAATAATATCGAGCTGGCGAAGAAGTGTTACAATCAAGCGTACGTGTTCTCCTTGCAATTCGGTAATCCGGGATTATCCTCGGCCGTGCAACAGTATATTAAAGAATTGGAAACCTTACAATAA
- a CDS encoding RagB/SusD family nutrient uptake outer membrane protein, producing the protein MRRIFIYMICFASLVFGGCDLNLEPENGVTFDHYFQEESDCNALLRQMEADLRVIWSAVTFHEHMGLLTDRVYNAASIEKVRNLDPNYLTDRAKQQQWKPYYNVITNTHLLEENVGRVPNLEKKRQSFYLGQVYFMRAACYFWLSRTWGDAVIVKSSSYIDRYEKSPAVEVIDSAIANAKRAYRLLPRFDKLRDLNNKALVSKQYGSRGSAAALLAHIYAWKGSVQKNDDDLRASVDWASRLIEPQYQDSVGVYTLAGSAEEVVTSVMDRNSAEGIFEIEVNYADISYYGLFFPGSYFVSYPVMRNSGKNDITTINYGLYRSTVLNMYEEGDERRDAFFYALDSAGMNTADLTYLYKWRTPRYESSGSSIDFKGMDCNRVLMRLADIYLLRAECEAKLGMTAQAREDLNAIRGRRKANLFPAGKNDDGGSDLQYSIFLERERELLFEGHRYYDAVRNGYYGQNSRHRVLPDAFYNLTDQDITEGALYLPVPQMAFNDNDLMIQNAYWISKMR; encoded by the coding sequence ATGAGAAGAATATTTATATATATGATTTGTTTCGCTTCCCTTGTATTTGGTGGATGCGACTTGAATTTGGAACCGGAGAATGGGGTCACTTTTGATCATTATTTTCAAGAAGAATCCGATTGTAATGCTTTGCTCAGGCAAATGGAGGCTGACCTCCGGGTGATTTGGAGCGCTGTGACTTTCCATGAGCACATGGGGCTGCTGACAGACCGGGTTTATAATGCCGCGAGTATTGAAAAAGTTCGGAATTTGGATCCGAATTATTTGACCGATCGAGCTAAACAGCAACAATGGAAGCCGTATTATAACGTGATAACCAATACTCACTTGCTAGAGGAGAACGTGGGTAGAGTTCCTAATTTGGAGAAAAAGCGCCAGTCCTTTTACCTAGGTCAAGTTTATTTCATGCGAGCTGCTTGTTATTTTTGGTTATCCCGCACGTGGGGTGACGCGGTTATCGTGAAAAGTAGTAGCTATATTGATCGTTACGAGAAAAGCCCGGCGGTGGAAGTGATTGATTCCGCTATTGCTAACGCCAAGCGTGCTTACCGGTTATTACCTCGTTTTGACAAGTTGCGGGACTTGAATAACAAGGCTCTCGTTTCAAAACAATACGGCAGCAGGGGGAGTGCCGCGGCGCTGTTAGCTCATATTTATGCGTGGAAAGGGTCCGTGCAGAAGAATGATGATGATTTGCGGGCTTCTGTTGATTGGGCCAGCCGGTTGATCGAGCCGCAATATCAAGATTCCGTGGGCGTGTACACCCTGGCCGGGAGCGCGGAAGAGGTGGTTACAAGCGTGATGGACCGCAATAGCGCGGAAGGAATATTCGAGATTGAAGTTAATTACGCTGATATTTCATATTACGGTTTGTTTTTTCCGGGCAGTTATTTCGTTTCTTACCCGGTGATGCGAAACTCCGGTAAAAATGATATAACGACAATTAATTACGGGTTATACCGTAGTACGGTACTCAACATGTACGAGGAGGGGGATGAACGGAGGGATGCTTTCTTTTACGCCTTGGATTCAGCGGGTATGAACACGGCTGATTTGACGTACTTGTACAAATGGCGTACACCGCGGTACGAGTCGAGTGGATCTAGTATTGATTTTAAAGGTATGGATTGCAATCGTGTCTTGATGCGTTTAGCAGACATTTACCTGTTGCGAGCCGAGTGCGAGGCGAAGTTAGGAATGACGGCTCAAGCACGGGAGGATTTGAACGCTATCCGGGGACGTCGGAAGGCCAATCTTTTCCCTGCCGGGAAAAACGATGACGGGGGCAGTGATTTGCAATATAGTATTTTCTTGGAGCGGGAACGTGAATTGTTATTTGAAGGGCATCGTTATTATGACGCGGTTCGAAACGGGTACTACGGGCAGAACAGCCGGCATCGGGTGTTACCGGATGCTTTTTATAACCTGACAGATCAAGACATTACCGAAGGAGCTCTTTATCTTCCCGTGCCACAAATGGCATTTAATGACAATGATTTGATGATACAAAATGCTTATTGGATTTCTAAAATGAGATAA